Part of the Halobaculum halobium genome, GGCGAGCGGATAACCGAGGAGTTGGAGGCGGCGCTCGAACGCGGCGTCGAGGTGTCGCTGCTGCTGTCAGAGGAGCTGCCCGCACAGCTTCCGGAGGGGGTCGGCGAGCGCTACTTCGACCGGATGGCCGACCACCCGAACTTCACGGTGCGGACCGCGCCGGGACTGCGCGGGACGTTCACGCTCGTCGACGACGCGGAGGTGTGCATGGAAGTTCCGAGCCCGGTGGATCCGGACGAGTCGTTCGCGATGATCGACCTGAAGGACCCCGAGTTCGCCGGCGACGTTCGCCGGACGTTCCGCGAGCGGTGGGAGGACGCCTCGCCGCTCGGGCTGTAGTACGGGACGGAATCGACGACCGGAGACGAACAGGCGAGGCGGAAACGGAATGGCATGACGAGGTCGGCGGAACCGGGAGCGGGTGAATCGATGAGTCGAGCCTGAACTCCGCGATCAGCGACTGAGCTCCTCGCGCAGCGCGCCCATGGTGATCTCGCGTTCGGCGTGGGCGTTGTGCTGGTGGATGGACTCGTCGTTCGACTGCTTCATGTGAACGACCACGTCGTCCGCGAGGTGGTCGTACGTCTCGACCACGTCCTCTGCGAGCGCGCGGACGCAGTCCTCGACGAACTTCGCGTCCATGTGTGCCTCGTAGGTCATGTGGTCCTCGTCCGGGCGCTTGGCGTAGTTGTAGATGCGCGCGCTCATCGCGTCGCGTGCGGTGTCTATCACGTCCAAGAGGTCGACCTCGGGGGCTCCGTCGGCCGTGAACGTGAGCGTGGCGTGTCCGCGCTGGGAGTGGCCCGGCTGCGGGACGGCGTCGAGGAACTCCTCGGCGACCTGATCGTCGACACCGAGATCGTCGAGCTTCTCGCGGGCGCGCGACTCCGACATTCCCTGTGAACACGGGCAGACGGTCATGCCGGTCACTTCGGCGCCGATCTCCTCGCGGGTGCCCTCGTCGTCGGCGACGGCGGAGGCGACGACGGTGAACGTCGACTGCGTCTCGCGGTCGGAGGCGGGCGTGTCCTCGCGGGCCGCGAGCTCGGCGGTCATCTCGACTTCCGCCGTGGTGGTGTAGTCGTGCTTCGCAAGCAGCCGTTCGGCGGCGTCGCCGCAGACGTCCTCGATGCGGTACGCTTCCTCGCGTGTTGCCGCCTCCAGCACCTCGTCGATCACCTCCATGTTTCGGCTCATGTCGATCCCCTTGCGCTCGCTGGGCAGGTCGACGAACACCGAGAACTCGGCCATGAACACCCAGGGTCGCTTCTCGTCCCGGCCGACTTTCACGAGTTTGTCGACGCCGGTGACACCGACCTGGCTGAGTCCGACGGTGACGTCCGGCCGACTGGCCTGCACGTCCGGCAACTGGTGACTCATTGAGTAGATACTCACAAGGGTCGACGCTGATTAGTGGTTTCGAAAGCTGAAGGTGGCGCCCATGCTCCTTCGAGACCGGCCGTCGCGCGCGGTGTCCCCCGCGGCGTCAGGGCCAGTCGTCGCGCGCGTTCTCGTCGAAGTGGTCCGACTGGTCGTCGGGTTCCGTCGTCGTCCACCCGGCCGCCTCCGCGGCCTGCTCCAGCGGGAGGAACTCCCAGCCGGTGTCCTCGGAGACCGCGCGGTCCTCGTCGGTCGTGCCGACGAACACGTGGCGGTCGGTGTCGAACTGCCGCTTGACGTTCTCCAGTGACTCCCGCACGCCCCGAGGGCCCGAGAAGAAGTCCTGGCGGATGCGGTGCTTCCGGGTGAAGTTGGTGACGACGTACGTGGGCTTCTCCGAGACCACGCCGACGTACTCCGTCCACCCGCGCGCGTCGTTGAACACCTCGTTCGGATCGGCCAACGACTTCAGCGCGTCCAACTCGAAGGCGAGCGTCATGTCGCTCGAACCGCCGCCGTTCATGAGCGTACTCCGAGAGTCCCGCCGAAAACGGTGTCGGTCCGACGGCTCGGTCGTCGGTCCTGTCGCGTCTTGTCTCTGTGAACCCAGCGGGAGTTGGCGTCCTCGGCGGTTACTCGGCGGTCGCGCCCTCGGTTTCGAGGTCGTCGACCGAGAAGCCCTCGGTCATGAGGACGTCCTTCTGTCCGCTCACGTCCACCTGCTCGCGCATGAGCTGTTTGTACGCAGACTGCGGTGCGAGGTTGCCGATGAGCACGCCGCCGACGATCTTGCCGTCCTTCAGCGCGAGGCGGCGCCACTCGTCGTCGCCAAACGAGCGCATGACCTCGTCGTCGCCGAGCGTCGGATGGCCAAACGAGAGGAACGGGAAGTCGAAGTGCGTGATCGAGTACGACGAGACCCAGCGGAACTCCGCCGAGCCGTACTCGAGCATGTTCTTCGCGGCGATGCTCCCCTGCTCTTTCGCGCTTCCCCACGCGCCGTTTTGGGCCTGCTCGCCGAGGATGACGTCGTAGAAGCGCGTGATGTCGCCGGCGGCGAACACGTCCTCGTCGTTCGTCTGCATGAACTCGTCGACGACGATGCCGTCGTCCGTCTCGATGGGCGTGCCCTCGACGAGTTCGGTGTTGAGGTTCAGCCCGATGGCGACGCCCGCGAAATCAGCGTCGAAGCGGTCGCCGTTGGGATCGACCGCGGCCGTCACGTGGCCCTCGTCGTCCGTCTCGAAGTGGTCGACGCCGGAGTCGAAGACGGGTTCGACGCCGCGCTCGCGCATCGCCTCGTGCATGATCTCGGCGCCCTCCTCGTTGAGCGCGTAGCGCCACCAGGCGTTGCCGCGCATCAGGTACTTGCCCTCGATGTCCTGCGCGCCGCAGATTGCTGCCAGGTCGATGCCGAGCAGACCGGCGCCGACGATGACAGCCTGGTCCGCGTTCTCGGCGGACTCGCGGATGCGACGGGCGTCTTGGAACGTCCAGAAGTGGTGGACTCCGTCGGCGTCGCTCCTCGACGGGGAGCTGCTGGGGCGTGCCGCCGACCGCGAGCAGCAGCTTGTCGTACTCCAGGACGTCGCCCTCGTGGGTTTCGACCTCGTGCTCGTCGGTGCGGATGTCCGTGACGAGCGTGTTGAGTTCGAGGGAGATGTCTCGCTCCTCGTACCATCCCGTCTCGTGGATGGAGATGGGCGCCTCGGGGAGCTTCCCCTTGGCGAACTCCTTGATGAGGATACGGTTGTAGAGGGCTTCCCCTCGTCAGTGATGACGGTGATGTCGGCGTCGGGCGCCTCCTCACGGAGGGTCTCGGCGGCGGAACTACCGGCGATCCCGTCGCCGATGATGACGAACGACTCGCTCATACCGGCGATTCGGATTCGGGGTTAATGTGGGTTGCTATCGACGTGAGGGTTCACGAGAGTTCGTCCCAAAGGGATTCACGGGTTCCTCTAGGAATCGAAGGACTGCCCCATCGCCCCTCGACGATCGCTTACCGTGGGTTCCGATTCGCCGCACATTCAAGAGCGTCCAGCGCCATCAACTGCGTATGAAGCTCCGCCAAAACGTCCGCCACTGGGCCGCAAAGCGCGCGCTCACCACGCCGGTCGTCGGCGACTACGTCAACGAGAGGCTCGTCGGGATGCACACCGATATCTTCCTCGACAAGGCCGACGAGGAGCGGCGCGAGGGCCGACGCGCCCATCTCGACGAGTTCTTCGACGCGACGATGGACACCTACGTCGCGGCGCTGGAAGCGGGCTACCCCGAGGCGGAGGCCCGCGAGATCACTCACATCCAAGCCAACTTCGACTTCTTCAACCACGGCTGGGCGGAGATGATGGAGATCCCCAGCGACGAGTTGGAGCAGCACTACCGCCGATACGAGCGGTTCTTCCAGCGGTACAGGATCACCATCGACGACCCGCTCGGCGAGTTCCGCCCCGCGGACGGCGTCGCCGACGCGCCGGCCACGCCCGAGCGGATGGACGCCGGCGAGTTCGAGAACGCGGTCGCGGGCTTCGCCGACGACGCGTACGTCGAGGACGCGGACGGCGAGCTCCACGTCGGCGGGACCGACGAACCCGACGAGGTCGACGTGAGCGTCGCACCGGGCGCTGACGAGGTCGATTTCGACGGCGACGACGAGGCGAAGGCCGACTGATCGCGGCGCCGCGTCCTGCGCCGACTGCGGCTTACTCCTGCCAGTCCGGGTTCGGCCGCGGCGGGCTGAAGATGTCGACCCCCTCGACCCGCTCGTCGCCCCTGTTCTCGGCGCCGTGAACCTCCTCGCCCGCCAAGACGTACGAATCGCCCGCCTCGCAGACGACCTCCTCGCCGTCGGCCAGGATGAACGTCAACGCACCGGCGGTGATGTAGCCCGCCTGCTCGTGGTGGTGGCTGTGCGACGGCACCTCCGCGCCGGGTTCGATCGAGAAGTGCTGGACGCTCATCTCCGCGCCGGTCGCGAGTTGGGCGAGGTGGGCCCCCGGAACCGCTTCGGTGTCGGTGCTCGGATCGTGGCGTTCGCGTTCCATACCCTCCCTGCCGACGGCGAGGCGCTTAATTCCGCGGGCGACGCTGGGGGCCGGGCTCGAAGACCACACGGGAGCTGCCCCCACAGCGGGTCCCGAGTGCCGGTGTAGTAACAAGGTTCAACACCGGTGGCGAGCAACCCGCGAGTATGTACGCGGTCGTCGGCTGTCACTCCTGTGGCACCTACTGGCTCGTCGCCGACCCCCGGGACCAGGACTCCGCCACCTGCCCGCGCTGTGACACCCGCCACCGGACCGACCGCCTGAAACGGTTCTACGAGTCCGAGGACCGGGCGGCCGCCGCCGAGGCGCGAGCGAAACTGCTGGCCGACAAGCAGGGGCAGTCGGCGGCGTTCGAGCGCGCGGGAACCGTCGCCGAGTTAGAGCGAGAACTGGAGGAGTCCGAGGCGGTCGTCGACGATCGCGAGTATCTGGAACGCGCCGGCCTCGACGCCGACGAGGTCGCCGCCGCCGGCGCCGACGACGCGGGGGAGTCGCGCTCGCGAGACGAGGTCGTCCGCGACGCGTTCCGCGAGGGGACTGCAACCGAGGCGGATATCGTCGCCTACGCGACCGACCACGGCGTCCCGGCCGAGGCCGCGCGCGACATCCTCGACCGGCTGACGCGGCGGGGGAGGCCAGCGAATCGCGCGGGGAGTATCGGCTCCTGTAACCGCGACCGAGCGTTTATATCGGACTGCGGACCAGTCGACCCATGTCGATGCTCGCGGGACCGGTGGCCGTCGCCGACGCGGTCACGGTGCCGCTGCAGTCCGGCACCGTCGGCGGCGCCGAGGGCGTCCCGCCGTACGCAGGGTTGCTGTTTCTCGCCACGTTCGTCTCGTTGCTGGGGCTGTTCCTGACGCTGCACGGCGCGGCGGCGTACGCGCTGCTCGTGTGGGAGTGGACCGCCGGCGTCGCCGCGTGGGTGTACGTCGACCCCGCCGTCGGCGTCTTTCTCTTCGCCGCCGGCGCGTTTCAGGCGCCGATGGCGGCGCACCTCTGGGGCGACCCGCTGCGCCTCCGGCGCCGAAGCTGGTGGGCGGTGCAGTCGCTCGCGGCGGCGCTGAACGAGCGGTAGCGACGCCGACGCGAACGAGCGCCGCGGTCGCGACGCGGGGTCACCGCCCGAGGCTCGCGTGCGCCGACGAGAGGTTTCTCGAGGCGAGCGCCGACAGCAGCGACAGTTCGCCGGCCAGCGCCGCGACCGCGACGGCCTCCGCGAGCGCGTCGCCGTTGCTGCCCGCTGGATCGCCGCCGCCCCGGATCCCGAGCACGTCGAGCGCCTCCGACTGCGTGGGCAGTTTCGTCCCGCCGCCGACGGTTCCCACCTCCAGCGAGGCGATGGTCACGCTCACGTACAGCCCCCCGTCGTCGTCGACCTCGGCGGTCGTGATCGCGTTCGCGCCCTCGACGACCTGCGCGGCGTCCTGGCCGGTCGCGAGGAACATCGCGGCGACCGAGTTGGCGACGTGGGCGTTGAACCCCAGGCTGCCGGCCTTCGCGGAGCCGACGAGGTTCTTGCGTGTGTTCACCTCCGCGACGGCCTCTGGCGTCGTCTTCAGCGTCTCCGCGACCGTCTCGCGGGGGATCGTCACGTCGGCGGCGACGGTTCGCCCGCGTCCCTCGACGGCGTTGATCGCGGCGGGCTTCTTGTCGGTACAGAGGTTCCCCGACAGCGCCACGAGCGAGGCGGTCGTCTCCGCTTCGATCACGTCGCAGGCCTCCTCGGTCGCGATGGTTGCCATGTTCATCCCCATCGCGTCCTTGGTGTCGTACGCGAACCGGACGAACACGGTGTTGCCGACCACGTACGGCGTCGCCTCCTTCAGTTCGCCGTGGCTCGTCGTCGCCTCGGCCGCCTCACGGAGCACGGCCGTGTTCTCCCGCACCCACTCGGAGAGCGCTTCGGCCTCGGCCACGTCGGCGACTCGGAAGGCGGGCGCACGCGTCATGCGGTTCTTGAGGACGCGCGCCCCGCTCCGCCGGCGGTGTTGAGCGCCGCGCAGCCGCGGTTGACGGAGGCCAGCAGCGCCCCCTCGGTCGTCGCCATCGGCAGGTAGTGCTCGCCCGAAATCGCGCCGCCGTCGATCTCGACCGGGCCGACGACGCCCAGCGGGATCTGGATCGCCCCGAGCATGTTCTCGATGTTGGCCTCGACGCCGGCGGCGTCAAAGGCGTACTCGCCGCTGGTGGAGAGATCGGCACCGGAGTGGTCCTCGACGAGCAGCCGTCGCGCCGCGGCGGCGGTGTCGGCGTCCGCGTGTTCCTCCAACTCGTACAGGCGGAGGTCGCTGTCGCGCACGCGCTCGGCGAGCGCGGCCGCGTCGGTGTCGGTGTCGGTCATACCTCGGCGTGACGGCGGCGGCCGCTAAGTCGTGTCGGTTCCGTGCACCCGCCCGCTTCCCGAACCGTTTTGCTCCGGGCGGACCCGGCCTCTGACATGACCGAACCCGCGGACCTCGTCGTCACGAACGCCGAGGTGCACACGCTGGCCGACCCCGACGAGACGGTCGACGCCTTCGCCGTCCGCGACGGCCGGATCGTCCGCCTCGGCACGACGTACGACGTGGAGTTCCTCGCCGGCGCCGACACGACAACGATCGACGCGGGCGGACGCATCGCGCTCCCCGGACTGATCGACGCGCACACGCACCTCCTCAACGCCGGCCGGTCGCTCGTTCACGCCGACCTTTCGGCGGCCGACTCCCCGGACGAGGCGGTCGAGTTGCTGCGCGAACGCGCCGAGGAGGTCGAGGGCGGCGAGTGGGTGCTCGGCTTCGGATACGACGAGTCGACGTGGGGCGAGTCGCGATACCTCACGCGCGAGGACCTCCACGCAGTGAGCGAGTCGCTCCCCGTTGTCGCCTTCCGGGAGGACATGCACGTCGCCAGCGTCAACGACCCGGTGTTCGACCGCCTCCGCGAGGAGATGCCGGCTGACGACGTCCACACGGCGGGTCCGAACGACGAGCCCACCGGCGTGATCGTCGAGGAGGCCGTCGACCCCGTCTACGAGGCGATCGAACCCGGCGCCGCCGAGGCCGAGCGGCTGGTCCGCGCCGCGCAGGCGACCGCCAACGAGCGCGGGGTCACGATGGTCCACGACATGGTCCGCCAGTCGAAGGCGCCGCAGGTGTACCGCGACCTCGACCGTGCGGGCGAGCTCACGCTGCGCGTGCGGATCAACTACTGG contains:
- the mptA gene encoding GTP cyclohydrolase MptA; the protein is MSHQLPDVQASRPDVTVGLSQVGVTGVDKLVKVGRDEKRPWVFMAEFSVFVDLPSERKGIDMSRNMEVIDEVLEAATREEAYRIEDVCGDAAERLLAKHDYTTTAEVEMTAELAAREDTPASDRETQSTFTVVASAVADDEGTREEIGAEVTGMTVCPCSQGMSESRAREKLDDLGVDDQVAEEFLDAVPQPGHSQRGHATLTFTADGAPEVDLLDVIDTARDAMSARIYNYAKRPDEDHMTYEAHMDAKFVEDCVRALAEDVVETYDHLADDVVVHMKQSNDESIHQHNAHAEREITMGALREELSR
- a CDS encoding DUF7124 domain-containing protein, whose amino-acid sequence is MNGGGSSDMTLAFELDALKSLADPNEVFNDARGWTEYVGVVSEKPTYVVTNFTRKHRIRQDFFSGPRGVRESLENVKRQFDTDRHVFVGTTDEDRAVSEDTGWEFLPLEQAAEAAGWTTTEPDDQSDHFDENARDDWP
- a CDS encoding DUF6149 family protein gives rise to the protein MKLRQNVRHWAAKRALTTPVVGDYVNERLVGMHTDIFLDKADEERREGRRAHLDEFFDATMDTYVAALEAGYPEAEAREITHIQANFDFFNHGWAEMMEIPSDELEQHYRRYERFFQRYRITIDDPLGEFRPADGVADAPATPERMDAGEFENAVAGFADDAYVEDADGELHVGGTDEPDEVDVSVAPGADEVDFDGDDEAKAD
- a CDS encoding cupin domain-containing protein gives rise to the protein MERERHDPSTDTEAVPGAHLAQLATGAEMSVQHFSIEPGAEVPSHSHHHEQAGYITAGALTFILADGEEVVCEAGDSYVLAGEEVHGAENRGDERVEGVDIFSPPRPNPDWQE